A section of the Maniola jurtina chromosome 28, ilManJurt1.1, whole genome shotgun sequence genome encodes:
- the LOC123879370 gene encoding ribonuclease H2 subunit C isoform X2: MPCQIEADGPANVSEYFEPYVGDKDDGELSATFRGHPMDGVKMPLPEGYTAVIVTEGKRPLAEDAERKFQVTGGFKEIIYWNWDKKPSKNDNLTKAMVWMDIAEAIHGD; encoded by the exons ATGCCCTGCCAGATCGAAGCGGACGGCCCGGCGAATGTTAGTGAATATTTCGAACCTTATGTTGGTGATAAAGACGATGGAG AGCTATCAGCTACCTTCCGTGGTCACCCAATGGACGGAGTGAAAATGCCTCTACCAGAAGGTTATACAGCTGTCATAGTCACTGAGGGCAAGAGACCCTTGGCTGAGGATGCAGAGAGGAAATTCCAA gtaACTGGTGGCTTCAAGGAAATAATTTATTGGAATTGGGACAAGAAACCTTCCAAGAACGACAATTTAACTAAAGCTATGGTTTGGATGGATATTGCAGAAGCT ATACATGGGGACTAA
- the LOC123879370 gene encoding ribonuclease H2 subunit C isoform X1 has protein sequence MSIQVENNLKDSEKKELFNQKAHYMPCQIEADGPANVSEYFEPYVGDKDDGELSATFRGHPMDGVKMPLPEGYTAVIVTEGKRPLAEDAERKFQVTGGFKEIIYWNWDKKPSKNDNLTKAMVWMDIAEAIHGD, from the exons atgtCGATTCAAGTAGAAAATAACCTGAAGGATAGTGAAAAGAAGGAGTTATTCAATCAAAAGGCGCACTACATGCCCTGCCAGATCGAAGCGGACGGCCCGGCGAATGTTAGTGAATATTTCGAACCTTATGTTGGTGATAAAGACGATGGAG AGCTATCAGCTACCTTCCGTGGTCACCCAATGGACGGAGTGAAAATGCCTCTACCAGAAGGTTATACAGCTGTCATAGTCACTGAGGGCAAGAGACCCTTGGCTGAGGATGCAGAGAGGAAATTCCAA gtaACTGGTGGCTTCAAGGAAATAATTTATTGGAATTGGGACAAGAAACCTTCCAAGAACGACAATTTAACTAAAGCTATGGTTTGGATGGATATTGCAGAAGCT ATACATGGGGACTAA